The following coding sequences are from one Candidatus Atribacteria bacterium ADurb.Bin276 window:
- the rbsA_4 gene encoding Ribose import ATP-binding protein RbsA, whose amino-acid sequence MTTEANQNSDMVKMVDIHKWFGRVYALRGIDFNLKRGETLGLLGDNGAGKSTLIKILSGYHVADRGEIYFDGKKALIHSPRDARKLGIETVYQEQALAPNLSISRNIFMGREPLKGLGLLDKKVMDEESMQALKHLGLRLRSPDVPVITLSGGERQGVAIARAIHFKAKCVILDEPTVALSVKEVNEVLEFIRQIKREGISSIFITHNLYHVYDIAERFVVMARGRKMADVKKEEVTRDNLSDLVIKSAMVE is encoded by the coding sequence ATGACAACAGAAGCCAATCAGAATAGTGATATGGTGAAAATGGTCGACATCCATAAATGGTTTGGTCGGGTATACGCTCTGAGAGGGATTGATTTTAACCTCAAACGAGGTGAAACCTTAGGTTTATTAGGAGATAATGGTGCTGGTAAATCGACCTTGATCAAAATTCTTTCTGGGTATCATGTTGCCGATAGGGGAGAAATTTATTTTGATGGAAAAAAAGCTCTGATTCACTCTCCCCGTGATGCACGAAAGCTTGGGATTGAGACGGTTTACCAAGAACAAGCCTTAGCTCCCAATTTAAGTATTTCAAGAAATATATTTATGGGTCGAGAACCGTTGAAGGGGTTGGGGTTACTGGATAAAAAAGTCATGGACGAGGAAAGCATGCAAGCCCTTAAGCATTTAGGGCTTCGTTTACGGTCACCTGACGTCCCGGTCATTACCCTTTCAGGTGGAGAGCGGCAAGGTGTTGCAATTGCTCGAGCTATCCATTTCAAAGCCAAATGTGTCATTCTCGATGAACCAACCGTGGCTCTTTCGGTAAAAGAAGTCAATGAAGTTTTAGAATTCATTCGTCAAATCAAACGTGAGGGAATATCATCCATTTTTATTACCCACAACCTCTATCATGTCTATGATATTGCCGAACGGTTTGTGGTTATGGCTCGAGGAAGAAAAATGGCCGATGTAAAGAAAGAGGAAGTGACTCGTGATAACCTTTCTGACTTAGTAATAAAAAGTGCTATGGTTGAATAA
- a CDS encoding TMAO reductase system periplasmic protein TorT, protein MKNWLILLIITVLMVSMSSLAFGQEKPAEGMYFRLVTHGGDDPFWAVVQQGMLDAAKELGCQVDIDLAGSDLALQQKRLAEAVAQKPNGIALVVNDDTAWDKPVEEALAAGIPVIGINNDDSQGPAGNKRLCYIGQSEERAGYMIGLRLFQEAKEKGIDLSKAHVAMPVEVPGANYGVVRSNGIKRAGEEFGITSFEIIDGGGLEMTTMEQRETSYLLAHPETTFMIGLGGIATDRLTDSLKAAGKEPGEVIAGGFDTTAATLNGLREGYITATIDQQQYLQGYYAVYVLYLYNKFGFTPNIDTGGYLVDSIEKIDLIEKLSPMHVR, encoded by the coding sequence GTGTTAATGGTAAGTATGTCTTCTCTTGCTTTTGGTCAGGAGAAACCAGCCGAGGGCATGTACTTTCGTTTAGTAACCCATGGTGGAGATGACCCCTTCTGGGCGGTCGTTCAACAGGGTATGTTGGATGCGGCCAAAGAATTAGGATGCCAGGTTGATATTGATTTAGCTGGTTCAGACTTAGCCCTGCAGCAAAAAAGACTTGCTGAAGCTGTCGCTCAAAAACCGAATGGAATTGCTTTAGTTGTTAATGATGATACTGCCTGGGATAAGCCGGTAGAGGAAGCTTTAGCTGCAGGCATACCAGTTATTGGAATAAATAACGACGATTCTCAGGGTCCCGCCGGAAATAAGCGTCTTTGCTATATCGGACAGAGTGAAGAAAGAGCCGGATACATGATCGGGTTACGCTTGTTCCAGGAAGCAAAAGAGAAGGGAATTGATCTCTCCAAAGCTCACGTAGCTATGCCGGTTGAAGTTCCGGGAGCCAATTACGGTGTCGTTCGTTCTAATGGTATTAAAAGAGCGGGAGAAGAATTTGGAATCACTTCGTTTGAGATTATTGATGGTGGCGGTTTGGAAATGACCACCATGGAACAAAGAGAAACTTCCTATCTCTTAGCTCATCCAGAAACTACTTTTATGATCGGTTTAGGTGGAATCGCTACTGACCGCTTGACAGATTCTCTTAAAGCTGCTGGTAAAGAACCAGGCGAGGTTATTGCTGGAGGATTTGATACCACCGCTGCAACTCTGAATGGACTGCGGGAAGGATACATAACCGCAACTATTGATCAGCAGCAATACCTGCAGGGTTATTATGCAGTATATGTACTTTATCTCTACAATAAATTCGGATTTACTCCAAATATTGATACTGGTGGATATTTAGTTGATAGTATTGAGAAGATCGATTTGATCGAGAAACTTTCTCCCATGCATGTTAGATAA
- the rbsC_8 gene encoding Ribose transport system permease protein RbsC has protein sequence MNSLRKLLTFRSSNTLWVFIALVVVFSLFTPNKIFINVRNISAIGKLFPDLGIITLGVGMLMICGEFDLSVASVLPFCSYVFARLLFIGTSPLISFIVAILVGMALGYLNGFITVKTRMPSFITTLGTLWFWRGILYVWSKMMPMSIRTYVPNNTPFQLAMAGNLTPFFPIQVLWFLIFAVILGIILHYHRFGNWVFATGDNRDAARAMGIKTDWVKIICYVIVGALCGFCACMQAVRLGSFAATQGVNFEFKAVAACVVGGTSLRGGIGSMLGIVLGALIIPIIDNGLILMRVPVFAISAFIGLATVLFVLLNTYIERKMR, from the coding sequence ATGAACTCCTTACGAAAATTATTGACCTTCCGCTCATCAAATACTTTATGGGTATTTATCGCCTTAGTTGTAGTTTTTTCTCTTTTTACACCCAATAAGATTTTTATTAATGTACGGAATATTTCTGCCATTGGAAAGCTTTTTCCCGATCTAGGGATTATTACTCTCGGGGTTGGGATGTTAATGATCTGTGGAGAATTTGATCTATCGGTGGCGTCAGTACTTCCTTTTTGTTCCTATGTATTTGCCCGTCTACTTTTTATCGGTACCAGTCCTTTAATCAGTTTTATCGTTGCTATTTTAGTAGGCATGGCTTTAGGGTATTTAAATGGATTTATTACGGTGAAAACCCGGATGCCTTCGTTTATTACTACCTTAGGAACTCTATGGTTTTGGAGAGGAATTCTCTATGTTTGGTCAAAAATGATGCCCATGAGTATACGGACTTATGTTCCCAATAACACTCCTTTTCAATTAGCTATGGCTGGTAATTTAACCCCTTTTTTTCCTATCCAGGTACTGTGGTTTCTAATTTTTGCTGTGATACTGGGTATTATTCTTCATTATCATCGCTTTGGAAACTGGGTATTTGCTACTGGAGATAATCGAGATGCGGCTCGAGCAATGGGAATCAAAACCGATTGGGTTAAAATTATCTGTTATGTCATCGTAGGTGCTTTATGCGGTTTCTGTGCTTGCATGCAAGCGGTTCGGCTCGGTTCTTTTGCGGCAACACAGGGAGTTAATTTTGAATTTAAAGCAGTTGCCGCCTGTGTGGTCGGAGGGACTTCTCTCCGGGGAGGAATTGGAAGTATGTTAGGAATTGTTTTAGGGGCACTCATTATTCCAATTATTGATAATGGTCTCATACTCATGAGAGTTCCGGTGTTTGCTATTAGTGCTTTCATTGGTTTAGCAACCGTTCTGTTTGTTTTGCTAAATACTTACATTGAAAGAAAAATGAGGTAA